The genomic region GACAATCCGAATTATGGAGAACTCAAGCATTATGAGCTTCCAAAAGGAGAACTCATCTACGGCCCTACACAGATCGAATCCAGAATTGATCAGGACCCTGACATCTCAGAACAGCTGACACTTTGGGGACAGACAGGTTCCAGGGTCATCAGAGGTAATCTGCTGGTTGTGCCGATAGGCAACTCCATATTGTACACTGAGCCAATATTCATCAGTGCCGAAGAGTCAGAAATACCTGAACTTAGAAGGGTTGTAGCTTCCTCAGGACAGAGAGTTGTTATGGGAGAAGACCTGCAGGAATCACTGCAAATGCTTGTTGAAGGCAGGATAAGCACTGAAGAAAATACTGAACAGGAAACGGAGGTTCCGACAACTGCAAAGGAACTTGCAAAACAGGCTCTTGATCATTATAACAAGGCACAGGAATATCTTGCAGATGGTGACTGGGCAGGCTATGGCGAGGAAATCGATAAGATGGAAGAGATTCTCAATCAGCTGAATCAGGTACTTGAGAAGGCGGATATCACTATATCCGGATGAATAAAAACTTCCTTCTTTAAGCAGGAAGAATGACTGGTTAGCTGGTCATCTCCTCACACTTTTTTTATAGTTGAACCAAAAAACCAGGAGTATGTAACTTTTTGTAATTGCAAAATAAAAATTTTTGTGAAAATAAGTTAATGAAATCAATATAACTATTAAAAAAAGTTGAAGTTATTTGGTAGCCCGGCACGGATTCGAACCGAGGTTGCGGGATCCAGAGTCCTGCATGATTGACCACTACACTACCGGGCTACGGTGAATGCATCTCCTTAATTGTAAAGCTTGTATATTAAGGTATCGGACGGATGGTTATTCCAGACCTTCCGGATTTTCATTTAGAACAGCAGTCCACCACCATCTGGCCATGTCAACAAGATCCTTGCTGAATTGACCTGATAAGCGATATTCATGGTCTTTATGAGTAATGAGGCCAGCGCCTAACAGTTTATTGCGCATGGCATAGAATGAAGCGCGTCCAATATCGAGTTCCTGAAGAAGAGCTTCCCACTCACTAGTCTTGATAGGATTACCTGCTTTTTGACGGTCCTCAACCAGCATGAGAAACTTCTGACCACGAATAGCAGTTGCCTCTTCCTGAAAGAGTCGTCTCATCAGGTTATAATAAGGGTCTCTGGAGTGAGTTATACGGGAATTGGAATCCGAACGTATAACAATCGTGGTAGACGTACGCGGTGCGTTTTTTACTATAGACATTCTAATCAGGTTTGATAATCACAATTCACTAATTAACAGCCTGAAGATGATGGCCTGGCTTCAAGAGCTGTTCGAATCATGTCCTCATATTCTTCCTTTAAAGAATAAACTATTGGAGTCTTGTAAGACTCTTTATGAGATCTGAGTACGCCTAGCTTGGAATAAATGTAGCCTACCATGGATGCCACTGCACTGCGTGAAATATCGTACTTTTCAGTGATATTTGCATGCAGCTCATCTACTGTTGTCTCTTTTACACTTAAGAAAATTGATAGTATATGACTGCGTAGTCCATTTACATCCAATTCGATGAACTTCTGCAATCTTCGTTTTATTTTTGCGCGAATTGAGTCCATTACTTCACCTCATATATAGCACAAACTTTTATATGTGTTTCAATCTATATATATGTTTTTAAATTTTTATCGTATGAAGCCAATATTAAGTAATCAAAAGTAAAAGGACTAATACGATAAATGCATTATTCAAAATCTCAATTTTTCCGGTGACCATATGAATATAAAATACGATTTGGAAAACAACGTAATGCAGATCGATGATATAGACTTATATCCCGAAAATCTTGACACTAACTTTATAGGAATATGCAATTCCTGCAATTCAGATGTCATCAGTCTCAGTTATCATGACCATGATAATGGAATGGTAGTTGCGGGTAAATGTACTGAATGCGATTTGCTTTATGCGATTTTTTACGATAATCTGTGGAACTGGCAGGGAGAAGAACCAATTGTACAGTTCTTTGATATCGATAACAGTAACAGTATCAAATTCCTTGACAGTATCGATAGAAAAAAACTTGAAACCATTTTTACTCCTGCAGAAACAACAGCAATGTATGCAAAAGCAAGAGGAGAAAAATATGTCAGACAGTATCTGTATCGTGCCAGGAAAAAATATAATGATTTCTATGAGTTATTTGGAATACAGATCAACATATAAAAGTTTGTTATATGCCCATTATTGTAAAAGAGTATATTATCAAAAAAAACATAACACTTACTAATAAAAATTAACATTTAATATTATTTATTTTATAAGTACATAATAAAATAAAGCTATTTTTATATAACTACATGTCTTTCTAATTTGCTAGAGGTTTTAAATAGAAAACATACAGAAAAAACTACATGATTTTTTTTTAGATAAATTTACTATTTTTATTAATTGTCATACACATTATAATTAATTTATATCTGTAAACAGACACTTAAATCTCAAGTTATATCAATCAGAGTAACAAAATAGACAATAATTATAAATATCAACATTTGCATATGTGCAAATAGTGAGGGAATAAATATAATCCATTTTCCTGGTAGAGCTATGTAACACCCACTAACCATCTATATTGTACCACCATTGTTTGTTCCCTCATATCCACCAAACATTTAATTTTGATATGCAGCACCAGTTCGTATATTAAGATCCATAGTTTTCTTATTGAATAGAACTAATTAAAAATGTATAAGAATTATACTAATAAACAAAAATAGCTCAATAAAATTATAAATAGTATTGCATTGAAAGTAACTGTTGCATAGTGTAGGAGTGAATAGTCCTCCTTAGGCCTGTAAGGATAACCACTAACTGCCTAACCTAACCCTAACATGTTCTTATCAGGCCTTTATTTATTATATTACAAATTTTACTGTGCCTGCACCACTATATTCTAATTGTAAACAGGGACAAATCTGGTTCAACTATTAAATCAATAACCTTAATTTTACAATTAAACTAACTTAGTCCGATTGAACTTATATATAGAATTAGCTTGAAACATAAAAAGAGAGTTGGAGTCTTCTGCTGATCCTCCTTGTTCTGATAAGAAAAACTCATTACGCACCACCGCCAATCATATATTCTTATCAGAGCATTTATTTTTTAAACATACTTCTCTTTCTTTTTCGATGAAAATACAATATATTATGTATATTCAACAAATAAGTTGAGATAATTATATATAATATAAAATACAGAGTAACAGTTGCACATAAATACCAGATGATTATAAAAATGTTCAGAAACTGTGCCTCCTGTTGCCTGATAAGCATCAAGTACCAAACAATAACCCTAACACACCCCTTATCAGGCACCTTTCTTTTTACAGAAACAGGTATTTATGACAATCCGGATAATGTTTGTTGCCTGATAAGCCTGAATCCAACTAACCTGTCAAACCACATCCTTTATCAGGCAACTTATTTCAATTGATTTGAATTTAACATTATGTAATATAATTAACTAAAATTAGTTGAATAAACTTATAAATAGGAGTATTCACACTGTGAACATGCTCAGGAAGGTAAAACAGAGATTGTCTGATAAGCAAACCACATCCTGGCAAAATCAACCAACCAACCCTAACATGCCACTTATCAGACAATCATATCTTAATTATCACTATTAGAATTTTAGTTTCAGAACTTTCTTTCCTACTACAATAAATATACTACTGACATAAACCTTTTTAGTAGATAGGCCGTATATCGCACCAACTGAAACATAATCATTTTTAAATGATCATATGTTAGGTCCTGTCTACTTTCTCATTAACAGATAACTAATTTTTAAGGAAATCTAACCTATCATATTTGCTAGATTGTACAAATAATCCCCTTATCAATAATTCTAAACATAGATTCCTGCTGCCATAAATATTTTGAAAATATAATTTCTATTAACCATTAGGCATTAGTGGTTACCTTATGGGGCATTACCCAGTTACCCAAACTTTTCTGCCCCGTAAGGTTTTCTTCAATTCTTGATGCCTTCAAAAGCCAAATAATAATTTTGTTCTGAAACATTGCTTCTTAGAATTTAATAAGAAATAGAACATACAGCAGGAAGTCACATTGCTCAGCAGTGACATTTAACAGATTGGTGGGGGTTTACCAATTGCCTTATGAAGACATGACAGTAACCCAATAATTGTTTCATAAGGCTATCATTTTACTATGATGCCTTGTTTATTTTCCTATTAGCTTGTGACCCTCAATTTATTGTCAAAAGCAGGGGCTTTATTGTCAGAAGATTCCAGACATTGTTACTGAACCGTTAAATCAGATACATACATTTAATTAAGTAACTCAGTTTCTTTTAGTTTTATCTCTGTGAAGCGATATAAATGAAACTAACGCTTCCTTTTAAACTTTGATGCCAGCCGGAAGCGACGAGGTGGTGTCATTTGGGCCTCAAAAACACCACCATTGGAATCTTGATTTGTGGTAAATGCCGTGCAACATAAATCAATTTGGTAACGTACGGGCAGTATTTACATAAATTAAGTGGGGAGTATAATTTAGCCCGGTTTACTGATGAGGATATAACTCGTACCACCAATATAATATCCTTATCAGCTCTTTTCTTTATCTTAATATTAGTTAATTTCCTTTTGACATTTGCATCCAGAAAGATGCCGGTGGATAAATAACAAAAAATGCTCTGAAACTAAGATTCCTACAAGATTAAATAGAAGAGAAATAATTTTTTATTAACCACAAATGTCTATGCAAAATATGTAAGGGTTAGTGGTATCTTATGGGGCAAAACAGTACCCAATTGTTGTAATTCCTCATCCTGCCCCATAAGACTAACATGTTATTGAAAACTGCTATTTATTATATTTAAATTTGCAGCTTTCACTGAATTTAAAGCCATATTTTCAATGTCGGTCATAAGTTCCCTCCTCTCACATGATCAAAAATGGATTAAATAAAAGACTGTTAGATAGTTTTAATCATTAAAAATATAGCTTTTTTATCAATATCTGCAACCATCTGCAATATACCTATCAACATAATAGTCCGTAGTTTAATGATACTTGATATTATTATATTTAAGAAGTATACGTTTGGTTGATCTTTTAGAGAGGGAATTTGGACTAATAGAGTCCTGCATGAGAGTAAACCTAAATCCTATTAGTCCAATGCAGTTCATGCATAATTAATTTTTATAGCCATTTTCATCATTCAAATTTTCTTATTTTAGGATTTCTATACGATTAGCTGAAAGCCCAAAGAAGGATTCAGATAATTATAACACCGCTATTGTTGCCAATAATCCAAAAATATGGCTATAAGATACTGTCTACATGTAAATGTAAAAATTACGGATGACATCCTAGATTCAAAAGCAATACATTATTTATTAAAATAAAAACGAGGGTCCGACTTTATCTAGTCAAACTTAAATATTAACACAACAATTTGTGTATTCGTATATACCAAACATACAAATTAAAGAAGTGAGAAGAATATGCTACTTGGCGGCAGCATAGCCTTTTTTGAAGCACTAGGTTTTGTTTGTATGTTGTCCCCCGAACACTGATTTATATCAGTGTTCATCATCCTACTCTCATCCGAATTTTTAATTTGATAACTGGTATTTTAACTTACAATATTTACATATCAATGAATCAGTGTGGTATAAGTTAGGAACTTTAGAAAGTAAGGTAAAATCCTGCGAAAACTTCAAAGTTTCTCCAAAAAACTAAGATGTAACTATATTTTGTTACATCTATTCTATTCTTTAGTGAATATTGCAATGTAACAATATTCTGTTACACATATAATTTAGGATTGTGACAAATTTTTTAATACATTGACATAGATATATAAAATTACACTTAATTAATTGTTGATTTCGTACCCACACGAACAAAAACGCGATTTTTGGCCAATTTTGGGGATTTAGTGAACAAAATCCCAGAATTATAATTATTTGAGTGGCAAGATATTACTTTCAGTTATAATCTGGCAAAGTTACTAACTAAATTATAGAAGTTGAGAGAAATTAGTGTTTACTTCAGATTAAAATTAATAGAGTCCGATTATCTTCATCATAATTTTAACTAAGTTAGATTACAGTTAAGTATTATTTACTATGTTTGAACTCTGCAAAACCAAATTTATTATGCTATTTTTATTTAATATTTTTTGATACGTTTACTCTAGAGTCACAGCACCTAAAATACCAATCTAAAATTTGCGCGGATTTTCTGAACAAGTCCTAAAAATGAGCTTTACTTTCTAGTAAAAGTTTCAAAGTCTAAGCTGTGATTCAGGTGATCCTAACAAAATAAATCCATATTCCTATAGTATATAGGATTGAAAATGGCATTTTCTGAAAATGGCCAAAAAGGGTATGTTTTTCTGAAACTGGCCATTCCATAGTATGTATGAATACAGGGGTTCCAAACTCCAACCCCTCCATTATCTACACAAAAGTATCTGGAAAAATACTAGCCATTTTAATTCAATCCATATTCTTATAGTGTTTGTAATTTCTGGACGTTGTAGAAATATTATATAGAAAACAAGAAAAACGTTACCAATACAGCCATTCATGCAATTACCACTATAGCAAGCATAACGATAAAATGGATTTGCATTCAAAATGCATTCAAAATTAATAGAAACTCAATATAATAGATAAATAGAACAAAATATG from Methanolobus tindarius DSM 2278 harbors:
- a CDS encoding DUF2551 domain-containing protein, whose translation is MDSIRAKIKRRLQKFIELDVNGLRSHILSIFLSVKETTVDELHANITEKYDISRSAVASMVGYIYSKLGVLRSHKESYKTPIVYSLKEEYEDMIRTALEARPSSSGC